A stretch of DNA from Nitrospira sp. KM1:
TGAACGGCGAGATCATCGGTGCAGGAGCTGGGCGAAGCAAGAAAGAGGCTGAGCAGGCGGCTGCCAGAGAAGGGTTGCAGCGGACTTCCGACTTGGCCTGACGGATCTGGTAAGATGTGACGGTCAAAATTTTATCATTCCTGAAGGAGGGCAACAATGCGGAGGCTGACGATGGCCGTGTTGGTCGCGGCGTGGTTCTGTGCGGGGGCAAGCATGCTCATGATGGCGGGAACAGCCGTTGCCGCTGAACAAACCCCGAAAAAGGGCGAAGTAGCAAAGAGTCCGAAAGCGGTCATCAAAACCAAGTACGGTGAGATGGAAATCGTCTTTTTCCCAGACAAGGCGCCCAAGCACGTGGAGAATTTCGTCAAGCTCGCGAGATCGGGATTTTATAACGGCACGATCTTCCACCGCGTCATTCCGGGGTTTATGATCCAGGGCGGAGACCCCAATACCAAAGACTCGAGCAAACCCGAAAGTTACGGGATGGGAGGTCCGAACGAACGGTTGAAAGCGGAGTTCAATGACACGCCTCATCGACGCGGGATCGTTTCAATGGCAAGGACGAATGACCCCAACAGCGCAGGCTCTCAATTTTTCATCGTGGTGAAGGATTCGAACTTTCTTGACGGGCAATACACCGTCTTCGGCGAAGTGGTCAAGGGCATGGAGGTCGCTGATAAGATCGTCAACCTTCCCAAGAATGCCCGTGACCTGCCCACTGAGCGGGCGGAAATGACCATTACGATCGTCGAGTAATTGATGCTCATCCAATCATCCCGTCTCGCTGCCACAAGGTTGTTGTGCTGCCTAGCGGGTCTCCTCTTTCTTACAGCCTGCGGGGGAAAGCCCGCGGTGAAACCTGCGGTTCCTCCACCTGACCCGGGTCCCAAAGCGATCATCAAGACCAAGTTCGGAGATATGTACATGAAGTTTTATCCGGACTTGGCCCCGAAACACGTCGAGAACTTTATTAAACTCGCGAAGTCCGGATTCTATAATGGAACCATCTTCCATCGAGTCATCCCCGGTTTCATGATCCAAGGGGGTGACCCAAATACGAAGAATTCGCTCAAGAAGGAGTCATACGGTCAAGGAGGACCAAAGGACGAGAAGGGAGAGCCCATTCTGCTGAGGGCGGAATTTTCCGACACGCCACACAAACGCGGAATCGTCTCGATGGCGCGGGCCAATGAGCCCGATACAGCCGGGTCCCAGTTTTTTATTGTTGTGGAAGCATCACCATTCCTTGATCGCAAATACACCGTATTCGGTGAAGTCATCAAGGGACTTGGCGTGGCAGACAAAATAGTTGCGCTGCCGAGAAACGAACGTGATTTGCCAAATGAGCGGGTCGAGATGACTGTGACGATCGTGGAGTGAGATCTTCGTGCCCGACCGGATGCTCTGCGAGCATCGTGCCGTCCACCGCAACACTTCATTTGTCTACAGATGTTGGTCGAGAACCACGCTCAGTGGTGGTGATGCTCGCAGCCCGGTCCGTGGGTATGAGGCTCCTGGACAGACGGTGGCATGAACGATTGGCCTGGGAGCACGATGTGACCGGCAGACTGCTGCTTCGTGAGATGCGCGGCAATTTCGGGATGGTACGCGCGAACGTATCCGATGAGGCCCGCAAGAAACCGCTGCGACTGGAATCCGGTTCCTGAAAATTCCGACACGAATGCGATGGCCCGATCGAGTACGTCCGGTGCGGTGTTCGTGTCGGCAATCTGTTGGGGGTTCTGCTTCTTAAAGGTGTCATATTCCTTTCTCAAATGCTCCGCGAAGACAGGCATCGGCGCAGCAGGAACATGCAACGGGCTGAGAGTGCGGCGGAGGGCTTGAATGGCGGCGATGATTTCAGCATCCTGTCCATCGCGTCTCCCTTGGAAATACGTGAAGATCACCACTTCGATCAGGTTGTAGAGTGCGACAGATTGCTGCCCC
This window harbors:
- a CDS encoding peptidylprolyl isomerase; protein product: MLMMAGTAVAAEQTPKKGEVAKSPKAVIKTKYGEMEIVFFPDKAPKHVENFVKLARSGFYNGTIFHRVIPGFMIQGGDPNTKDSSKPESYGMGGPNERLKAEFNDTPHRRGIVSMARTNDPNSAGSQFFIVVKDSNFLDGQYTVFGEVVKGMEVADKIVNLPKNARDLPTERAEMTITIVE
- a CDS encoding peptidylprolyl isomerase yields the protein MKPAVPPPDPGPKAIIKTKFGDMYMKFYPDLAPKHVENFIKLAKSGFYNGTIFHRVIPGFMIQGGDPNTKNSLKKESYGQGGPKDEKGEPILLRAEFSDTPHKRGIVSMARANEPDTAGSQFFIVVEASPFLDRKYTVFGEVIKGLGVADKIVALPRNERDLPNERVEMTVTIVE